TTTAATGGTAAGATCAAGGTACGCTTCCCTACCTGAACTTCATAGCTTTTTTTGTTTATCGTAGTATTGCCAATTTGTAGTATGGATTCATCCTGCTGGTAGTCATATCGCCGCAGCAATGCCTTTATCCGAAAGATTAATTCTTTTGGTTCAAATGGTTTTACCAGATAATCATCCGTTCCGGCTTGAAATCCTTGCTCCTTATCCTCAATTTCGCTTTTAGCTGTTAAAAGGATCACTGGAATATCATACTGTGTTCGAATCTCCATCGTTAAGGTGTAACCATCCATAAATGGCATCATCACATCCACTATAGCTAAATCACAGGCTACCTTCTTAAGTATTTCCAATGCTTCCATCCCGTCTTTTGCCTGAAATACATTATATCCTTGTTCAGTTAAGTGAATATCTACAAGGTTTAATATATTGATATCGTCATCCACAATTAAAATATTGGTCATATAATTTTATTTCCTCTACACTTTTTGTAAAATCTGCCCATCACTCATTTTAATGATATGATCAGCAAAAGAAAGCATTTCTTCGTCATGTGTTACTATTAATGTGGCAATATTGAGTGACTTTGTTAAATTACTAATTAATGTCATCACATCTTTTGATCGTTTTGAATCCAAACTTGCAGTTGGTTCATCTGCAAAGAGAACTTTCGGTTTATGGATAATGGCACGGGCAATAGCAACCCGCTGCCTTTCACCGCCTGATAATGAAGAAGGATAGGCATTTTTTCGATGATCCATTTCAACCAATTTCAAGATTTTGTCAATTTCCTTTTTCTGTTCCCGTTTTTTCATTTTTGATTCAGATACATCCAACATAAGTAACAGCTGCTCTTCTACTGTTAGAAAGGGTACCAGATGGGCAAATTGAAAGACAAAGCCAAATTTGCTGGCCCTGATTTTTCGAACTTGTTCAGAATTCATGGAAGTCAAGTTTTCCCCTTCAAATATGATCTGTCCATCTGATGCAGGCTGGAGTCCTGCAGCTATTGTTAGAAGCGTGCTTTTACCGGAGCCTGATGCCCCCACTAAAGCGGTTACCTCACCCTCTCGAAGAAAAAGGTTTACTCCTTTTAGAATTTCTTCTGTCACTTCTCCATTTTTATAAGATTTTTTAACATTATCTATTTTAAATATCATATTAAACCTCTCCTTGTTGAATAGCTTGCAATGGTTGAACTGTTTTAACTTGTAAACCGGAAAGCGTTGCGCCAACAAATCCTATAATTAGGAAGGTAATCGACAGTTGAGCTGTTGTTTCCATGGTTAAACTATAAGGCATTCCTTTAGGTGCTATCTTATTAAAAATTTGACTGAGGGAAATGGATACACTA
Above is a genomic segment from Neobacillus endophyticus containing:
- a CDS encoding response regulator transcription factor; amino-acid sequence: MTNILIVDDDINILNLVDIHLTEQGYNVFQAKDGMEALEILKKVACDLAIVDVMMPFMDGYTLTMEIRTQYDIPVILLTAKSEIEDKEQGFQAGTDDYLVKPFEPKELIFRIKALLRRYDYQQDESILQIGNTTINKKSYEVQVGKRTLILPLKEFELLYYLASNPKLVFSREHLIEQIWGFNYEGDARTVDVHIKRLRERFSNLTEDFQIKTVRGIGYSLEVQRK
- a CDS encoding ABC transporter ATP-binding protein translates to MIFKIDNVKKSYKNGEVTEEILKGVNLFLREGEVTALVGASGSGKSTLLTIAAGLQPASDGQIIFEGENLTSMNSEQVRKIRASKFGFVFQFAHLVPFLTVEEQLLLMLDVSESKMKKREQKKEIDKILKLVEMDHRKNAYPSSLSGGERQRVAIARAIIHKPKVLFADEPTASLDSKRSKDVMTLISNLTKSLNIATLIVTHDEEMLSFADHIIKMSDGQILQKV